GCCGGCGCGACGGTAAGACAGAATCCAACGAGGTTTATCCCTTCTCACCGGATGAGTAAGAAGGGCACAGCCCTTTGCTTAGCCCTTACGTTCAATATCCACATCGCTGGCGTGAGTAAAATCATCCAGGGCCATCATGTGGCCAAGTTTGCCAGCTTTGGTCGAAAGATAGTGTTCGTTATGGGGGTTTAGGCCGGTCGTGATGGGCAGGCGCTCCACTACGTTTACACCGTCGCGGGTGAGCGCATCAACCTTGCGCGGGTTATTAGTCATTAAGCGTAGCGATGTAACGCCTAAGTGATTGAGCATGGGTACGCACAGGTCGTAACGGCGCATGTCAGCACCAAAGCCGAGCTGCTCGTTGGCTTCAACCGTATCGGCGCCCTGGTCTTGCAGGTTGTAAGCCCGAATTTTGTTCAAAAGCCCAATGCCGCGTCCTTCTTGGCGCAGATAAAGCAGTACGCCGCGGCCCTCTTCAGCGATGCGTTTGAGCGCCTCCTGCAGCTGGTAGCCACAGTCGCAGCGCATCGAGAACAGCGCATCGCCGGTCAAACACTCAGAGTGCACGCGCCCAAGTACCGGCTCATCGCCGGTCACATCACCCAGCGTTAGCGCGATATGATCTTTGCCAG
This DNA window, taken from Vreelandella profundi, encodes the following:
- the ribA gene encoding GTP cyclohydrolase II — translated: MTIRFIAASRLPMPWATFTMHGFEDEATGKDHIALTLGDVTGDEPVLGRVHSECLTGDALFSMRCDCGYQLQEALKRIAEEGRGVLLYLRQEGRGIGLLNKIRAYNLQDQGADTVEANEQLGFGADMRRYDLCVPMLNHLGVTSLRLMTNNPRKVDALTRDGVNVVERLPITTGLNPHNEHYLSTKAGKLGHMMALDDFTHASDVDIERKG